From the genome of Aspergillus chevalieri M1 DNA, chromosome 8, nearly complete sequence, one region includes:
- a CDS encoding putative PHD finger domain protein (COG:K;~EggNog:ENOG410QDQ7;~InterPro:IPR036575,IPR019787,IPR019786,IPR003618, IPR011011,IPR012921,IPR001965,IPR013083;~PFAM:PF00628,PF07500,PF07744;~go_process: GO:0006351 - transcription, DNA-templated [Evidence IEA]) — protein MADEPRRSGRSTKGQHKNLDMVTETPMKKSKSKSQSKDKSSKPSAEPTPGPSEEEEEEIIRCICGEYEEEEDVERDMICCDQCSAWQHNDCMGLTFAKGEEPDQYFCEQCKPENHKELLDKMARGEKPWEEVAERRRKEAEEKKSRRRKGKKGGRRGRPSEAKTEESTPAASVKAQTPSSAPSVPPTVPHAIEENGHAGDPAPAGTPKRKFEEHQESPQSEAGPKPKQQKVSPPAKEATPHRKPSTNAPSSRQSSVTEKTSEGPGSLEDITNPARKTVASALVKLFVEQVSEARKQDSFKLPQGKTVEAVAGQLGMSIEHAMYQNLCGGSGEPTEPYKSQLRTILFNVKKNTSLRDSLLVGNLLPDTLSKMSSQDMASKELQQKDAEIKREAERQHIIATQEQGPRIRRTHKGEELVEEDDHVSSEPVFSTAPARRMTDGSPSPDGQQRRKSNEGRRAGKPRPIETDGQSHDQHFAHSPGHDDQVFPEVATHIREPVPGGKAQADAEIDHLLRDDDEPDSPPYSPKDYDEEGSVWRGKVVMNPIGEFTSSAKHVGGADLSERLPWSQLAPPTLLINGRIEIQLASNYLCGLRFSTSTDVVVMSINAPENHKERAGFDNLFNYFADRKRYGVIGKHPLPSVTDTYLIPVEAGTTKKPDFLELLENNALDDSLQDRILLAVFVVKTGVSNRPSVQPPSHHPSQEPVNTASPLTTAAPTPQQAQAPYMLPGQQHPAQVSPTPPAPFPGAPALAQTPQYAQPPPQQQQPVHPAGQFHQYQPNVPAPQPVTGLPAAIQVLGPQAHAPAIQQLLQQAPNADASQLLVVRDILSRQPDIASSYQALTEALYHATTNGHGAS, from the exons ATGGCTG ATGAGCCACGACGTTCCGGCCGCTCAACGAAAGGCCAGCACAAGAACCTCGACATGGTCACCGAAACACCCATGAAGAAATCGAAGTCCAAGTCACAATCGAAAGACAAGTCCTCCAAACCCTCCGCCGAACCGACTCCTGGACCtagcgaagaagaggaagaagaaatcatAAGATGTATTTGTGGGGAAtacgaggaggaggaagatgtCGAACGCGACATGATCTGCTGCGACCAGTGTTCAGCATGGCAACACAACGACTGCATGGGTCTCACATTCGCGAAAGGAGAGGAACCGGATCAGTACTTCTGCGAGCAGTGCAAGCCGGAGAACCACAAGGAGCTTCTGGACAAGATGGCGCGCGGTGAGAAGCCCTGGGAGGAGGTTGCCGAACGAAGACGCAAAGAAGCCGAAGAGAAAAAATCACGGCGCAGGAAGGGCAAGAAGGGCGGCAGGAGAGGCAGACCAAGTGAGGCCAAGACAGAAGAGAGTACACCAGCTGCTTCGGTCAAGGCCCAAACTCCGAGTTCGGCTCCTTCTGTGCCTCCAACCGTGCCGCATGCAATTGAGGAAAATGGCCACGCCGGTGATCCCGCACCCGCCGGCACGCCCAAGCGCAAGtttgaagaacaccaagagAGCCCACAGTCTGAAGCC GGACCTAAACCGAAACAACAGAAAGTATCGCCTCCAGCCAAGGAAGCAACACCGCACAGGAAACCCTCGACTAACGCGCCTTCATCTCGCCAGAGCTCTGTCACTGAGAAGACATCTGAGGGACCGGGCAGTCTGGAGGATATTACAAACCCAGCTCGGAAAACCGTTGCCAGTGCTCTAGTCAAGCTATTTGTAGAACAGGTTTCTGAGGCGCGGAAGCAGGACTCTTTCAAACTGCCCCAGGGGAAGACAGTGGAAGCGGTCGCCGGGCAGCTCGGTATGTCGATCGAGCATGCTATGTATCAAAATCTCTGCGGAGGTTCCGGGGAACCAACGGAACCGTATAAGTCACAGCTTCGGACGATCTTGTTCAACGTAAAGAAGAACACGTCCCTACGGGATAGTTTGCTCGTAGGCAATCTGCTCCCAGATACTCTATCCAAGATGAGTTCTCAGGACATGGCGAGCAAGGAGCTGCAGCAAAAGGATGCGGAGATCAAACGAGAAGCGGAGCGCCAACACATCATCGCCACCCAAGAACAAGGGCCACGGATCAGACGGACGCATAAGGGCGAGGAACTAGTTGAGGAGGACGACCACGTTTCAAGCGAACCTGTTTTCTCGACGGCTCCGGCTCGTCGTATGACTGACGGAAGTCCCAGCCCTGATGGTCAGCAACGTCGCAAGTCGAATGAAGGTCGACGAGCCGGCAAACCACGACCAATTGAAACCGATGGACAGTCACACGACCAACATTTCGCTCATTCCCCCGGCCATGATGATCAGGTCTTCCCCGAGGTCGCTACGCATATCCGAGAGCCTGTGCCAGGTGGAAAGGCCCAGGCTGACGCAGAGATTGACCATCTACTGAGGGATGACGATGAGCCCGACTCACCTCCGTACTCCCCCAAGGACTACGATGAGGAGGGATCTGTATGGCGCGGCAAAGTGGTGATGAACCCTATTGGAGAGTTCACATCATCAGCAAAGCATGTCGGTGGTGCAGATCTGAGCGAGAGGTTACCATGGAGCCAGCTCGCACCGCCAACATTGCTGATCAACGGCCGGATAGAGATCCAGCTGGCCAGCAACTACCTCTGTGGCCTACGATTCAGCACATCAACAGACGTCGTCGTGATGTCCATCAATGCGCCTGAGAACCATAAGGAGCGTGCAGGATTCGACAATCTGTTCAACTACTTTGCAGATCGCAAGAGGTACGGTGTCATTGGAAAGCACCCATTGCCGTCCGTTACGGATACGTACCTTATCCCGGTTGAGGCAGGGACAACCAAGAAGCCCGATTTCCTGGAGCTGTTGGAAAATAACGCCCTTGATGATTCCCTGCAGGACCGGATCCTGTTGgccgtcttcgtcgtcaagACTGGTGTCTCGAACCGTCCTTCAGTACAGCCCCCTTCGCATCACCCGAGCCAGGAACCCGTAAACACCGCAAGTCCATTGACTACTGCTGCGCCGACGCCTCAGCAGGCGCAGGCCCCGTACATGTTGCCGGGACAGCAGCATCCAGCTCAGGTATCCCCTACTCCGCCAGCACCTTTCCCTGGCGCACCAGCTCTTGCACAGACACCACAATATGCCCAACCGCcaccgcagcagcaacaacctgTTCACCCGGCGGGCCAATTCCACCAATATCAACCCAACGTCCCCGCCCCTCAGCCTGTCACTGGTCTTCCAGCCGCCATCCAGGTGCTAGGACCTCAGGCACACGCACCTGCCATTCAACAGCTCCTTCAACAAGCACCGAACGCAGATGCCTCCCAGTTATTGGTGGTACGAGATATTCTTTCCCGACAGCCAGATATTGCGTCCAGCTACCAGGCGTTGACTGAGGCGCTGTACCATGCTACGACTAATGGACATGGTGCCTCTTAG
- the LUC7 gene encoding LUC7 domain-containing protein (BUSCO:EOG09264D7Y;~COG:A;~EggNog:ENOG410PIXG;~InterPro:IPR004882;~PFAM:PF03194;~go_component: GO:0005685 - U1 snRNP [Evidence IEA];~go_function: GO:0003729 - mRNA binding [Evidence IEA];~go_process: GO:0006376 - mRNA splice site selection [Evidence IEA]) — translation MAAEQRKLLEQLMGADNLVGTGTPSRNAQLSITDSKVCRSYLVGTCPHDLFTNTKQDLGPCPKVHSEGLKTEYELASAGEKAKWGFDFDYMRDMQKYIDDCDRRIDSAQRRLEKTPDEIRQTNNLLKQISDLSKTINTGLLEVSVLGETGSVALALNELHKIRTAKHQKETCERELKNLQDTSGPSGHQKLQVCDVCGAYLSRLDNDRRLADHFFGKMHMGYSDMRKTWKKLSEELKGRPPPVRHHDDEDGGWGGGGGGRSGGGRGPRYGGGGYRKRGRW, via the exons ATGGCGGCGGAACAGAGAAAGCTGCTCGAGCAGCTCATGGGAG CCGACAATCTCGTTGGCACCGGAACACCCTCGCGTAATGCCCAGCTATCCATTACCGATTCGAAAGTCTGTCGCTCGTACCTCGTGGGAACTTGCCCGCACGATCTCTTCACGAATACCAAGCAGGACCTCGGTCCTTGTCCCAAGGTGCACAGCGAAGGTCTGAAGACGGAGTACGAGCTTGCGTCTGCAGGGGAGAAGGCGAAATGGGGTTTCGACTTTGACTACATGCGCGATATGCAGAAGTATATCGATGATTGCGATCGGAGGATCGATTCTGCTCAGCGGCGGTTGGAGAAGACGCCGGATGAGATTCGACAGACGAATAATTTA TTGAAACAAATCTCCGACCTCTCCAAAACAATCAACACAGGTCTCCTCGAAGTCTCCGTCCTGGGAGAAACAGGCTCCGTCGCCCTCGCCCTCAATGAACTCCACAAGATCCGCACCGCCAAACACCAGAAGGAAACCTGCGAGCGCGAACTCAAGAACCTCCAAGACACCTCTGGCCCCTCCGGCCACCAGAAACTGCAAGTCTGCGACGTGTGCGGCGCCTACCTTAGTCGACTGGACAACGACCGCCGTCTGGCGGACCACTTCTTCGGAAAGATGCACATGGGATACTCGGACATGCGCAAGACTTGGAAGAAGCTTAGTGAGGAGCTTAAGGGACGGCCGCCGCCGGTTCGGCaccatgatgatgaggatggtgGTTGGGGaggtggcggtggtggacGGTCTGGTGGTGGTAGAGGGCCGAGgtatggtggtggtggatatAGAAAACGGGGACGGTGGTGA
- the gpi16 gene encoding GPI-anchor transamidase subunit GPI16 (BUSCO:EOG09261LEU;~COG:G;~EggNog:ENOG410PIR6;~InterPro:IPR007245;~PFAM:PF04113;~SECRETED:SignalP(1-21);~TransMembrane:1 (n4-15c21/22o540-562i);~go_component: GO:0042765 - GPI-anchor transamidase complex [Evidence IEA];~go_process: GO:0016255 - attachment of GPI anchor to protein [Evidence IEA]), translating into MTALFLLRLLLLTALSTLTSAAPDSDYHEGLVLQPLPQSSLLASFNFRSNTSQVSFEQRHFRYFPRALGQILQHANTKELHLRFTTGRWDAESWGSRPWNGSKEGNTGVELWAWIDAPDDDGAFAKWITLTQSLSGLFCASMNFIDSTRTTRPIASFEPAGDHSSSQLHLLHGTLPGEVVCTENLTPFLKLLPCKGKAGVSSLFDGHKLFDASWQSMAVDVRPVCPESSECLVQIEQTVDMVLDIDRSKRPRDNPIPRPVPTEQLICDTSKPYNADDTCYPLEKTAEKGWSLQEIFGRTISGVCPLTEDENPGKETVCLRVPHERGVIISPGASETRNPDGLSRCFNLEPSSPFDLIIPEQEAFTHVPLDEPALSAERTIVGHGQERGGMRIIFDNPSNSSIVDFIYFETLPWFLRPYVHTLHATIIGRDGIRRSVPVSQIVKETFYRPAIDRERGTQLELALSVPAASTVTLTYDFEKAVLRYTEYPPDANRGFNVAPAVIRLLGLRDQAQSYEYYSPVYIRTTSLLLPLPTPDFSMPYNVIILTSTVIALAFGSIFNLLVRRFVAADEAAALTAQTFKGKIVGKVVALRDRIKGKGSKVE; encoded by the exons ATGACGGCCCTCTTCCTACTTCGTCTGCTCCTCCTGACGGCGCTGTCCACGCTCACCTCCGCCGCACCTGACTCCGACTACCACGAAGGTCTCGTCCTCCAGCCATTGCCGCAATCTTCCCTATTGGCTTCTTTCAATTTCCGCAGTAATACGTCGCAAGTGTCCTTCGAACAGCGACATTTCCGATATTTCCCTCGCGCGCTTGGCCAGATCCTACAACATGCGAATACTAAGGAACTGCACCTCCGGTTTACGACGGGAAGATGGGATGCTGAGAGTTGGGGCTCAAGGCCGTGGAATGGGTCTAAGGAGGGTAATACTGGAGTGGAATTGTGGGCGTGGATCGATGCtccggatgatgatgg GGCATTCGCGAAATGGATCACCTTGACCCAGTCCTTGTCCGGCCTTTTCTGTGCGTCTATGAACTTCATCGATTCTACTCGAACTACGCGGCCAATTGCTTCTTTTGAGCCTGCTGGCGATCATTCGTCTAGTCAACTGCATCTTCTCCATGGGACGCTTCCGGGTGAGGTCGTCTGTACGGAGAATCTTACACCTTTTTTGAAGCTTCTTCCTTGTAAGGGCAAGGCGGGAGTCTCTAGTCTGTTCGATGGCCACAAGCTGTTCGATGCGTCCTGGCAGAGTATGGCCGTTGATGTTCGTCCGGTCTGCCCTGAGTCTAGCGAGTGTCTGGTGCAGATTGAACAGACTGTCGACATGGTGCTCGACATTGATCGATCAAAACGGCCTCGAG ACAACCCGATCCCACGCCCGGTCCCCACTGAGCAGCTTATCTGTGACACTTCTAAACCCTACAACGCTGATGATACCTGTTACCCTCTGGAAAAGACTGCAGAGAAGGGGTGGAGTCTACAAGAGATCTTCGGACGTACTATCAGTGGTGTGTGCCCTCTCACAGAGGATGAGAATCCAGGAAAGGAGACAGTATGTCTACGGGTGCCGCATGAAAGAGGAGTGATCATCTCTCCTGGGGCATCTGAGACCAGGAACCCTGATGGCCTTTCCCGCTGCTTCAACTTGGAGCCATCAAGCCCGTTTGACCTCATTATACCTGAACAGGAAGCTTTCACCCATGTGCCGTTAGATGAACCAGCCCTAAGCGCTGAGCGGACGATTGTCGGTCATGGCCAGGAGCGTGGTGGTATGCGGATCATATTTGATAACCCGTCCAACTCAAGCATAGTCGATTTCATTTACTTTGAGACCCTGCCATGGTTCCTGCGGCCGTATGTACACACATTACATGCTACCATCATCGGCCGCGATGGCATCCGCCGCTCAGTCCCGGTATCCCAAATCGTAAAAGAAACCTTCTACCGTCCAGCCATCGACCGCGAACGCGGTACGCAGCTTGAACTAGCTCTGTCCGTCCCGGCCGCTTCAACCGTCACATTGACATACGACTTCGAGAAGGCAGTCTTACGTTACACGGAATATCCCCCTGACGCCAACCGAGGCTTCAACGTTGCGCCTGCAGTGATCAGACTGTTAGGGCTGCGGGACCAAGCACAGTCTTACGAATACTACTCTCCCGTCTACATCCGCACGACGagtcttcttctccctctgcCCACACCGGACTTCAGTATGCCGTATAACGTGATCATCCTGACGAGTACTGTCATCGCGCTTGCTTTTGGGAGTATCTTCAACTTGTTGGTTCGTCGTTTTGTGGCGGCGGACGAGGCGGCTGCTCTTACGGCGCAGACGTTCAAGGGGAAGATCGTTGGTAAGGTCGTTGCGTTGCGGGATCGGATCAAGGGGAAGGGCTCGAAGGTGGAGTAG
- a CDS encoding uncharacterized protein (COG:S;~EggNog:ENOG410Q28G): MTDAYPETKQSSRGNHPRTSTLGGASSVPTPANNTGGGTGWGDPGFFKGGSQGSGHVAPPNAQATFGEYLPLQEQNGAASSKFVQRATDMNMDISGEGSNTSCQTEDHSFMCHRPGHSDTLPGWSKAKSAVEATLHGQGR, encoded by the exons ATGACCGACGCATACCCCGAAACCAAGCAAAGCTCCCGCGGCAACCACCCCCGAACCTCGACGCTAGGTGGCGCCAGCTCAGTCCCAACCCCAGCAAACAACACCGGCGGCGGCACAGGCTGGGGTGATCCGGGTTTCTTCAAGGGTGGGTCGCAAGGTTCTGGTCATGTAGCT CCCCCCAACGCCCAAGCGACCTTCGGCGAATATCTGCCGCTCCAGGAACAAAATGGCGCCGCATCATCCAAATTCGTGCAGCGCGCTACGGACATGAACATGGATATTTCGGGGGAGGGGTCGAACACCAGTTGTCAGACCGAGGATCATAGTTTTATGTGTCATCGGCCGGGTCATTCGGATACGTTGCCGGGGTGGTCGAAGGCGAAGAGTGCGGTTGAGGCGAC GTTGCATGGGCAGGGAAGATAG
- a CDS encoding uncharacterized protein (COG:S;~EggNog:ENOG410PSIH;~InterPro:IPR039764;~go_function: GO:0003723 - RNA binding [Evidence IEA]) has protein sequence MADEDEFAQTRGSDDLFDDEIIPVPAEEQQVSSDVPPQEVPEAATKPDDTPAESPSASASPAPAQAPAGPRRGGERERGRGRGRGRGRGGRGTNASGRRGEGGNKKPVEGTPEPESGNGNVEGENKAEEKDDDATSESKGSNGGAEQRVPAVRGDRSATGGIKKPKLTEEQLTQRMAAAKENAAKLSAAHARAEADQASFLEREKVADEKRRQERANRRVMDSERERNRQRKMNALNGREWDATKQEEDYNPRGGKGGFRRGMHGGVSGYTRRDFDDGRPDENGRDNQGGFRGNQRGRGRGRGGRGRNNSRGPRRDSWQPDGAFEKPTAAMNETTPPTPAPAATNEAEFPALPGAKDRPGDAKPNWAAAEKIEPSWSPVEGSTWADQVEAQ, from the exons ATGGCCGATGAAGACGAGTTTGCGCAGACTCGAGGCAGCGATGATCTCTTCGACGATGAAATCATCCCTGTCCCCGCGGAGGAGCAGCAAGTATCCTCAGACGTACCCCCGCAGGAAGTACCAGAGGCCGCAACGAAGCCGGACGATACACCAGCTGAGTcgccttctgcttctgcttcaccgGCTCCTGCACAGGCACCAGCTGGGCCACGGCGCGGGggcgagagagagagagggagagggcggGGCCGGGGGAGAGGTcgcggagggagagggacGAATGCGTCGGGGCGGCGAGGTGAGGGTGGGAATAAGAAGCCGGTCGAGGGTACACCTGAGCCTGAGAGTGGGAATGGGAATGTAGAGGGGGAGAACAAGGCTGAAGAGAAGGACGATGATGCTACGTCGGAGTCGAAGGGGTCTAACGGCGGAGCTGAGCAGCGTGTACCGGCTGTTCGTGGTGATAGGAGTGCTACGGGCGGGATTAAGAAG CCCAAACTGACCGAAGAGCAACTGACTCAACGAATGGCAGCCGCCAAAGAAAACGCCGCCAAGCTATCCGCCGCACACGCCCGCGCAGAAGCAGATCAAGCATCCTTCCTCGAGCGCGAGAAAGTCGCCGATGAGAAACGCCGCCAAGAGCGCGCGAACCGCCGCGTGATGGATTCGGAACGAGAGCGTAATCGCCAGCGGAAGATGAATGCTTTGAACGGACGGGAGTGGGATGCTACCAAGCAGGAGGAGGACTACAATCCTCGAGGCGGAAAGGGTGGTTTTCGGCGCGGAATGCACGGTGGTGTTTCGGGGTATACTCGACGGGACTTTGACGATGGTCGACCGGATGAAAATGGCCGGGACAACCAGGGAGGTTTTCGCGGTAACCAGCGCGGTCGAGGACGTGGTAGGGGTGGACGAGGACGGAACAACTCCCGTGGACCGCGGAGGGATAGCTGGCAACCTGACGGTGCTTTTGAGAAGCCTACTGCTGCGATGAACGAAACAACCCCCCCGACGCCTGCGCCGGCTGCTACCAATGAGGCCGAATTCCCTGCCCTTCCGGGTGCCAAAGACCGTCCGGGAGATGCCAAACCGAACTGGGCCGCTGCTGAGAAGATTGAACCAAGCTGGTCCCCTGTGGAGGGATCTACATGGGCAGACCAAGTCGAGGCGCAGTAA